A single window of Neurospora crassa OR74A linkage group VII, whole genome shotgun sequence DNA harbors:
- a CDS encoding DNA replication complex GINS protein psf-3: MSYYDIDAILTDAEKIPCTFQIDVPDLGYLDNQPGHTLKSGSRVALPIWLAEMLAIANTGAVDMDDPSQSSKSFITFDLPPALGNDVVQALKADPRSVPLRDQSAHFYALATHMMELSEEPELSAVLRKTFVSRAAEIALHARKVGGGGSSYHGRDGGGAGGKGKGKATKDDNASNLGVGGAGEDFLRGLDEWERKLFRSAHDGTKASKEWMENVKKR; encoded by the exons ATGTCATATTACGATATCGATGCGATCCTGACTGACGCAGAG AAAATTCCTTGTACCTTTCAAATCGACGTCCCCGACCTTGGCTATCTCGACAACCAACCGGGGCACACCCTTAAGTCCGGCTCGCGCGTCGCTCTCCCCATCTGGCTGGCTGAAATGCTCGCCATCGCTAATACGGGCGCCGTCGACATGGACGACCCATCACAGTCCAGCAAATCCTTCATCACCTTCGACCTGCCCCCGGCACTGGGTAACGACGTTGTCCAAGCTTTGAAAGCCGACCCGCGCTCCGTGCCGCTGCGCGATCAGAGCGCCCACTTCTACGCCCTCGCCACGCACATGATGGAGTTGTCAGAGGAGCCGGAGCTGAGCGCAGTGTTAAGGAAAACGTTTGTCTCGAGGGCGGCGGAGATTGCGTTGCATGCTAGGAAGGTGGGTGGGGGCGGAAGTTCGTATCATGGTCGAGATGGCGGAGGAGCCGGAGGAAAGGGCAAGGGGAAGGCGACGAAGGACGATAATGCCAGCAATTTGGGCGTGGGAGGCGCTGGTGAGGACTTTTTGAGAGGGTTGGATGAGTGGGAGAGGAAGCTGTTTAGGAGTGCACATGATGGGACGAAGGCGAGCAAGGAGTGGATGGAGAATGTCAAGAAGAGGTGA
- a CDS encoding superoxide dismutase, with the protein MERDISDSRNQSANSLTLSLSLDKQAVTMSASLFRATPVARSALRAASAVKPAATFVRGKATLPDLQYDYGALEPYISSKIMELHHSKHHQTYVNGLNSALTTIAEAESKGDFTKAASVAPLLNFHGGGHLNHTLFWENLAPASREGGGSPDGALGKAITTEFGSFESFVKQMNAALAGIQGSGWAWLAKDKAANGKLALITRANQDPVTGNYVPLLGIDAWEHAYYLQYENRKAEYFEAIWNVINWKTVAKRFEA; encoded by the exons ATGGAAAGAGACATTTCCGATAGTCGCAATCAGTCGGCCAATTCACTTACTCTGAG TCTTTCTCTCGATAAACAAGCCGTCACAATGTCCGCATCCCTCTTCCGCGCTACTCCGGTCGCCCGCAGCGCTCTGCGCGCCGCCAGCGCCGTTAAGCCCGCCGCTACCTTTGTCCGCGGCAAGGCCACTCTTCCCGACCTTCAGT ACGACTACGGCGCTCTTGAGCCCTACATCTCCTCCAAGATCATGGAGCTCCACCACTCCAAGCACCATCAGACCTACGTCAACGGCCTCAATTCGGCCCTGACCACCATTGCCGAGGCCGAGTCCAAGGGTGACTTCACCAAGGCCGCCTCGGTCGCCCCTCTCCTCAACTTccacggcggcggccacCTCAACCACACCTTGTTCTGGGAGAACCTGGCCCCCGCCTCGCGCGAGGGTGGCGGTTCACCCGATGGTGCTCTCGGCAAGGCCATCACGACCGAGTTTGGTTCTTTCGAGAGCTTCGTCAAGCAGATGAATGCTGCGCTGGCCGGCATCCAGGGCTCGGGTTGGGCGTGGTTGGCCAAGGATAAGGCTGCGAACGGCAAGCTCGCGCTGATTACCCGTGCCAACCAGGACCCTGTTACTGGTAACTATGTGCCCCTGTTGGGCATTGACGCGTGGGAGCATGCGTACTACTTGCAGTATGAGAACAGGAAGGCAGAGTACTTTGAGGCGATCTGGAACGTGATTAACTGGAAGACTGTTGCCAAGAGGTTTGAGGCTTAA
- a CDS encoding superoxide dismutase, variant: protein MSASLFRATPVARSALRAASAVKPAATFVRGKATLPDLQYDYGALEPYISSKIMELHHSKHHQTYVNGLNSALTTIAEAESKGDFTKAASVAPLLNFHGGGHLNHTLFWENLAPASREGGGSPDGALGKAITTEFGSFESFVKQMNAALAGIQGSGWAWLAKDKAANGKLALITRANQDPVTGNYVPLLGIDAWEHAYYLQYENRKAEYFEAIWNVINWKTVAKRFEA, encoded by the exons ATGTCCGCATCCCTCTTCCGCGCTACTCCGGTCGCCCGCAGCGCTCTGCGCGCCGCCAGCGCCGTTAAGCCCGCCGCTACCTTTGTCCGCGGCAAGGCCACTCTTCCCGACCTTCAGT ACGACTACGGCGCTCTTGAGCCCTACATCTCCTCCAAGATCATGGAGCTCCACCACTCCAAGCACCATCAGACCTACGTCAACGGCCTCAATTCGGCCCTGACCACCATTGCCGAGGCCGAGTCCAAGGGTGACTTCACCAAGGCCGCCTCGGTCGCCCCTCTCCTCAACTTccacggcggcggccacCTCAACCACACCTTGTTCTGGGAGAACCTGGCCCCCGCCTCGCGCGAGGGTGGCGGTTCACCCGATGGTGCTCTCGGCAAGGCCATCACGACCGAGTTTGGTTCTTTCGAGAGCTTCGTCAAGCAGATGAATGCTGCGCTGGCCGGCATCCAGGGCTCGGGTTGGGCGTGGTTGGCCAAGGATAAGGCTGCGAACGGCAAGCTCGCGCTGATTACCCGTGCCAACCAGGACCCTGTTACTGGTAACTATGTGCCCCTGTTGGGCATTGACGCGTGGGAGCATGCGTACTACTTGCAGTATGAGAACAGGAAGGCAGAGTACTTTGAGGCGATCTGGAACGTGATTAACTGGAAGACTGTTGCCAAGAGGTTTGAGGCTTAA
- the ccg-9 gene encoding clock-controlled protein 9 yields the protein MVDRGEPKLAETDESASAGIAFKNPFADTTPHHPASNDNDSSRSDTKSPTSPLNDTSGPYSSRRITPSLGVQQLLSNLQPRDPLADQTPAPTSDAVAYNSRPSLPHQLQKQQHLDHLQANTGHYTSPSGDNTQTYDTRSAASHHRSIKPIATAVMAFEKARKFSTGTSVHRKRQMSTLVEKEGHFGPALTTLYLGISAVFADDHTAVVALAIHDTVYLVDFSVKHIELDDALKMGEDLIAEYVISEVQKYEHENFSKFVGAGLPTTLKYMSPTLCSRLWLEVDIVPIVMRPDDEHKEATFWDVKRVDEQADSMARKCIMHFGPSLVPLLQVGFRGIVQTDAGFRAHLTTVQNHKDTCGPATWETTLTFAKKLRANKLKMAFFSSTPQGGGVALMRHALVRFARLLGVDLTWYVPKPRPGVFRITKNIHNILQGVSHPDQRVSAEEKQAIIDWINENASRYWFSEGGPLRAPEEGGADIVVIDDPQMPGLIPLIKKYTPNRPVLYRSHIQIRSDLVAKAGSPQADIWDFLWGNIQGADMFISHPIPSFVPHNVPREKVVYLPATTDWLDGLNKHLNHWDSGYYGNLYNNACHSQRMTELNWPARKYIIQVARFDPSKGIPTVIDSYAEFRRRCDKAGITDVPQLVVCGNGSVDDPDASLIYDQTMAQLETYYPDLIRDVSVMRLEPNDQVINTLLSNAHVALQLSTREGFEVKVSEALHAGRPVIVTNVGGIPLQVKDKVNGFLVAPGDWRAVAGHLMDLFTDDELWKRMHHAARTGVSDEVGTVGNALAWFYLAAKWTEVGVETSGKGGLKGNEQWVNDMARTEAGYLYTQEENRLPRHFTQRKPESESESKDLPIHEKKAEVTA from the exons ATGGTTGATAGGGGGGAACCCAAGCTGGCCGAGACCGACGAGTCCGCGAGCGCCGGCATCGCCTTCAAAAACCCATTCGCAGATACCACCCCACACCACCCGGCCTCGAATGACAACGACTCGTCCCGCTCCGACACAAAAAGCCCTACAAGTCCGTTGAATGATACTTCCGGGCCCTACAGCTCGCGTCGAATTACCCCTTCGCTTGGCGTCCAGCAGCTTCTCAGTAATCTTCAGCCCAGAGATCCATTGGCCGACCAGACGCCTGCCCCCACCAGCGACGCTGTTGCGTATAATTCCAGACCTTCCCTTCCACATCAGCTCCAGAAGCAACAACACCTCGACCACCTCCAGGCCAACACCGGCCACTACACGTCTCCTAGCGGCGACAACACCCAGACCTACGATACCCGGTCGGCTGCCTCCCATCATCGCAGCATCAAGCCCATCGCAACCGCAGTCATGGCGTTTGAAAAGGCCCGCAAGTTCTCCACGGGCACTTCGGTGCACCGTAAGCGCCAGATGAGCACTCTGGTGGAGAAAGAGGGTCACTTTGGTCCTGCTCTAACT ACGCTCTATCTTGGTATCTCTGCCGTCTTTGCTGACGACCATACGGCCGTTGTGGCCCTGGCCATTCATGACACAGTCTACCTGGTGGACTTCTCAGTTAAACACATTGAGCTCGATGACGCCCTGAAAATGGGCGAGGACCTCATCGCAGAATATGTCATCTCCGAAGTGCAAAAGTATGAGCACGAGAACTTTTCCAAGTTCGTCGGTGCTGGTCTCCCCACGACACTCAAGTACATGAGCCCAACCCTCTGTTCGCGGCTCTGGCTCGAGGTGGATATTGTGCCCATCGTTATGCGCCCAGATGATGAGCACAAGGAAGCGACCTTCTGGGATGTCAAGCGAGTCGATGAACAAGCCGATTCCATGGCCCGAAAGTGCATCAT GCACTTTGGCCCTTCCCTCGttcccctcctccaggtCGGATTCCGAGGCATTGTTCAAACCGATGCTGGATTCCGCGCCCACCTTACCACCGTACAGAACCACAAAGACACATGCGGTCCGGCAACGTGGGAAACCACTCTGACATTTGCCAAGAAGCTTCGTGCCAACAAGCTCAAGATGGCCTTCTTCAGCTCAACGCCCCAAGGCGGTGGTGTTGCACTTATGCGGCACGCTCTTGTACGCTTTGCTCGTCTTTTGGGTGTCGACCTCACCTGGTACG TGCCAAAACCACGACCCGGTGTCTTCCGCATCACCAAAAACATCCACAACATCCTGCAGGGTGTCAGCCATCCCGATCAGCGCGTATCTGCCGAAGAGAAGCAGGCCATCATTGATTGGATTAACGAGAATGCCAGTCGATACTGGTTCTCCGAGGGCGGACCTTTGCGTGCACCCGAGGAAGGCGGTGCTGATATTGTCGTGATTGATGACCCTCAAATGCCCGGCTTGATCCCCCTGATCAAAAAGTATACCCCTAACCGCCCCGTTCTCTACCGCTCGCACATCCAGATTCGCAGCGACCTCGTCGCCAAGGCCGGTTCGCCTCAAGCCGACATCTGGGATTTCCTGTGGGGCAACATTCAGGGCGCCGACATGTTTATCAGCCACCCGATTCCCAGTTTCGTCCCTCACAACGTCCCGCGCGAGAAGGTCGTCTACTTGCCAGCCACCACCGACTGGCTTGACGGCTTAAACAAGCACCTCAACCACTGGGACTCGGGTTATTACGGAAATCTGTACAACAACGCCTGCCACTCGCAGCGCATGACGGAGCTCAACTGGCCCGCCCGCAAGTACATCATCCAGGTGGCCCGCTTCGACCCATCCAAGGGCATCCCCACCGTTATCGACTCGTATGCGGAGTTCCGTCGCCGCTGCGACAAAGCTGGCATCACCGACGTGCCGCAGCTCGTTGTGTGCGGCAATGGTTCCGTCGATGACCCCGACGCCTCCCTCATCTACGATCAGACCATGGCCCAGCTTGAGACATACTACCCCGACTTGATTCGGGACGTCAGCGTCATGCGTTTGGAGCCCAACGACCAGGTCATCAACACCTTGCTCTCCAATGCCCACGTTGCGTTGCAGCTTTCCACCCGCGAAGGCTTCGAGGTCAAGGTTTCCGAGGCCTTGCACGCCGGCAGACCCGTCATCGTCACCAACGTTGGCGGTATCCCGCTGCAGGTCAAGGACAAGGTCAATGGTTTCCTTGTCGCCCCTGGTGATTGGCGTGCCGTGGCCGGTCATCTGATGGACCTGTTCACCGATGACGAGCTCTGGAAGAGAATGCATCATGCGGCACGGACGGGCGTCTCTGATGAGGTCGGCACTGTCGGTAATGCGCTTGCCTGGTTCTACTTGGCTGCCAAGTGGACCGAAGTCGGCGTAGAGACGAGTGGCAAGGGTGGATTGAAGGGCAATGAGCAGTGGGTGAACGACATGGCGAGGACGGAGGCCGGATACTTGTACACCCAAGAGGAAAACCGGTTGCCGAGACACTTTACGCAGAGGAAGCCGGAGTCCGAGTCGGAGTCTAAGGACTTGCCAATTCATGAGAAGAAGGCAGAGGTTACTGCTTGA